One window of Pyrus communis chromosome 12, drPyrComm1.1, whole genome shotgun sequence genomic DNA carries:
- the LOC137711311 gene encoding uncharacterized protein isoform X1, which yields MGGEKESENGELPDLEKQQLGGGGPETSSLPSLATVDTVLPLQQVVVSGGASSEVHEPPTVTATVNFSEEVPSPKKDHLSRTSSSHEQCRVCQQEKDEVLIDLGCQCRGGLAKSHRSCIDAWFRSRGSNKCEICQGVAANVPSPEAQPTQASYWVWRVDSSYRSQNRDRGCVSPLYVAFSILIGGLLLDVLISVTLGVSALPINIIIGIIVVLGLGTALRLALEFFHEWSVRRVVRRVDASHTNVPLGYHPTF from the exons ATGGGGGGTGAGAAAGAGAGTGAAAATGGAGAGTTACCTGACCTGGAGAAGCAGCAGCTAGGTGGCGGCGGTCCTGAGACTAGCTCACTTCCCAGTTTGGCAACTGTGGATACGGTGCTGCCGCTACAACAGGTTGTCGTTTCGGGTGGGGCGTCATCTGAAGTTCATGAACCGCCGACTGTCACCGCCACGGTCAATTTTTCAGAGGAGGTTCCTTCTCCCAAAAAGGACCACCTGTCGAGGACTTCCAGCTCTCATGAACAATGCAG AGTGTGTCAGCAGGAGAAAGATGAAGTTTTGATTGATCTCGGATGCCAATGTCGAGGCGGGCTTGCGAAATCCCACAGATCATGTATAGACGCTTGGTTTCGCTCCAGGGGATCGAACAAATGCGAGATATGCCA AGGGGTGGCAGCAAATGTTCCATCTCCAGAGGCTCAGCCAACT CAGGCAAGCTACTGGGTTTGGAGAGTTGACTCATCCTACCGATCACAAAATCGAGACAGG GGTTGTGTAAGCCCACTTTATGTGGCGTTTTCAATCCTTATAGGTGGTCTACTGTTGGACGTGCTAATTTCTGTCACCCTTGGTGTCTCCGCACTGCCCATCAACATCATTATAG GTATTATTGTGGTTCTTGGACTCGGCACTGCACTTAGACTTGCCCTGGAATTCTTCCACGAGTGGAGTGTGAGGAGAGTCGTGCGGAGAGTCGACGCAAGTCACACGAATGTGCCTCTTGGTTACCATCCTACTTTTTAG
- the LOC137711311 gene encoding uncharacterized protein isoform X2, which translates to MGGEKESENGELPDLEKQQLGGGGPETSSLPSLATVDTVLPLQQVVVSGGASSEVHEPPTVTATVNFSEEVPSPKKDHLSRTSSSHEQCRVCQQEKDEVLIDLGCQCRGGLAKSHRSCIDAWFRSRGSNKCEICQGVAANVPSPEAQPTASYWVWRVDSSYRSQNRDRGCVSPLYVAFSILIGGLLLDVLISVTLGVSALPINIIIGIIVVLGLGTALRLALEFFHEWSVRRVVRRVDASHTNVPLGYHPTF; encoded by the exons ATGGGGGGTGAGAAAGAGAGTGAAAATGGAGAGTTACCTGACCTGGAGAAGCAGCAGCTAGGTGGCGGCGGTCCTGAGACTAGCTCACTTCCCAGTTTGGCAACTGTGGATACGGTGCTGCCGCTACAACAGGTTGTCGTTTCGGGTGGGGCGTCATCTGAAGTTCATGAACCGCCGACTGTCACCGCCACGGTCAATTTTTCAGAGGAGGTTCCTTCTCCCAAAAAGGACCACCTGTCGAGGACTTCCAGCTCTCATGAACAATGCAG AGTGTGTCAGCAGGAGAAAGATGAAGTTTTGATTGATCTCGGATGCCAATGTCGAGGCGGGCTTGCGAAATCCCACAGATCATGTATAGACGCTTGGTTTCGCTCCAGGGGATCGAACAAATGCGAGATATGCCA AGGGGTGGCAGCAAATGTTCCATCTCCAGAGGCTCAGCCAACT GCAAGCTACTGGGTTTGGAGAGTTGACTCATCCTACCGATCACAAAATCGAGACAGG GGTTGTGTAAGCCCACTTTATGTGGCGTTTTCAATCCTTATAGGTGGTCTACTGTTGGACGTGCTAATTTCTGTCACCCTTGGTGTCTCCGCACTGCCCATCAACATCATTATAG GTATTATTGTGGTTCTTGGACTCGGCACTGCACTTAGACTTGCCCTGGAATTCTTCCACGAGTGGAGTGTGAGGAGAGTCGTGCGGAGAGTCGACGCAAGTCACACGAATGTGCCTCTTGGTTACCATCCTACTTTTTAG